The stretch of DNA aagaaaaatacaattAGAGTGGTAGGAAGAAAATAAGGGTGCGTCGCTAGGGCTTATGGGAGTTGTAGGTTTTGTAGCAGGCACTTCCGGTCTTCAGAATGGGGCGGGGCTACGCCATTTTTATGGCGGGCCAACCCATCTGAATCTGCGCGCACGCACGTAGAGGCGTGTTGTTGTTTTCAAAACGGCGGATGTTATGACCGGCGGGACCGAGTTACACAGAAGCTACAGCCACCAAAAAGCCCCTCAGTCCAGAATGGACGTAGACATGGATTCGAGTAATGTGGAGAGCGAGCTGAACAGCAGTATTCCGGCTGCGTGTTCGTCTAATGGCAGTGGcggggaggaggacgaggccGAGGCCATTGGTCGTGGCCGTGAAGCCGGGGGCTCGAGTAGTAAGCACACGCCCGATGGAGGCGGAGTGTTATGCGGCggcagggagcaggaggtgTCGGTAGACATCGGAGAGACGTATTTATGCCAACGAGCTGATAAAACATGGCGTGAGTGAATTCTATCCACTGCACAGTAGTTTAAATAAACTGTCTTCGGTGGTttgatttaatcattttaaaaacaacaaacagtttATCGATATTTTCTTTGGGTTCTGGGACACTTGAGTTTATGTGTGATTGCCATTTTCATGCTTCCTATTATTCAGTAAATAAAGGGATTTTCCCCTCCTTTTACATATATCGTTGTTACTGTACAGTTCCATGATAGTTATTATTGGACTAAAGTCTCAGTACTTGTGGACATTCCTCCTTGTCCTGCTTGCAGATACAGCGGAGGTTATCCAGTCTCGCTTGAATGaacaggagggcagagaggagttCTACGTTCATTACGTAGGATGTGAGTACGTTACACACGACAGATGTGCCCGTGACCCCAATTCACCCCTGCATCTCTATCCCATCATGCAACGATCTGCCGTCCTTTATGCAGTCAACAGACGCCTGGACGAATGGGTGGGAAAGGCACGTTTGGCACTTACCAAGACGGTGAAGGACGCGGTGAGGAAGAGCACCGAGATCGGGGGCATCGGCGACTTGGGCGAACAGCCGGAAAGGAAGATCACTCGCAACCAGAAGCGCAAACACGACGAGATCAACCACGTACAGAAGGCAGGTCACTTGCATACTACCTTTGGCTTCCAGGACTGTGCTTTGAGGGGTTGAATCACAGTGAGGCTTTTCTCCACAGACCTATGCAGAAATGGACCCAACGACTGCTGCCCTGGAGAAGGAGCACGAAGCTGTGAGTCTGATCTTGTTGCTCCTCTGTCGTTATTCGTCCCATTTCTGGTGCAAAGCGTGACTGCGTCCCTCTGTTTTCTCAGATCACCAAAGTGAAGTATGTGGACAAAATCCAGATAGGGAACTTTGAGATTGACGCCTGGTACTTCTCACCGTTTCCAGAGGATTACGGCAAGCAGCCAAAGTTGTGGATTTGCGAGTATTGCCTTAAGTACATGAAGTATGAGAAGACCTTCAGATACCACCTGGTCAGTGTTTAACGACATTAGCTCAGGAGGAAGGGAATTTTGCAGCCATGGAATGTCTGCATCCTAAAGCCGAGTCCAAAGATGAGACGGTGATCAGTTGACATCTTTGTCTTTCAGTCTCACTGTCAGTGGAAGCAGCCTCCAGGCAAAGAAATCTACAGAAGAAGTAACATATCGGTGTATGAAGTGGATGGTCGTGATCATAAGGTCAGCAGCTCCTTTGGACTGGACCAGCCTGAAAATGTGCCTCGGGTCAAGAATAGAATCCGTTTGAGGTTCAGGGTGACGTGTTCGTTAACGTCTCTTTGCAGATCTACTGTCAGAACCTTTGTCTACTAGCAAAACTCTTCCTCGACCACAAGACGCTTTACTTCGACGTGGAGCCGTTTATCTTCTACATCCTGACCGAAGTCAACAAACACGGAGCGCACATCGTTGGTTACTTCTCCAAAGTAAGGGCCCGTTCCCAGTGGGCAGAAACCAATGTTGTATGTTGTTCACGCCGGTTCTGCATCGGGTCTCTTTAGAGCAGCAATGGTAATATGGACAGTTGAGACCTCAGGGACCCGTCTTGAGAGACAGCCAGGAGGGAAAACAGCCACgtctatttttgttttcaggAGAAAGAATCTCCGGATGGGAACAATGTCGCATGTATTCTCACGCTGCCGCCATACCAACGCAGAGGCTACGGGAAGTTCCTCATAGCTTTCAGTAAGTGGTCTTCAATGGTCCTGGGCGTTGATCACATCCCACTATGGAATGTCTGGCTTTTTCCAAACGGGCGCTCGTTTGTGTCACCAGGTTACGAGCTGTCAAAGTTGGAAAGTGCTGTGGGTTCTCCGGAGAAGCCCCTGTCTGACCTGGGAAAGCTGAGCTACAGGAGCTACTGGTCCTGGGTCCTGCTGGAGATCCTGAGAGACTTCAGGGGGACGCTGTCCATCAAGGAtctcaggtacacacacacacacacacaggtgctgtctgcctgtttgctTCCGTGATtactttgacccccccccccttctcctcagCCAGATGACCAGCATCACTcagagtgacatcatcagcaccCTGCAGTCGCTCAATATGGTCAAGTACTGGAAGGGTCAGCATGTCATCTGTGTGACGCCCAAACTGGTTGAAGAGCACCTGAAGAGTGCCCAGTACAAGAAACCTCCCATCACAGGCAAGTCCTTCCATTTGTGACATCTTGGGAATCCTGTCTCCTAGCAACAAGGCAGCACGGGGTCTCATGgcgtcttctctctctctcagtggaCACGATGTGTTTAAAATGGGCGCcgccaaaaaacaaacaggccaaGTTGTCCAAGAAGTGAAGAGACGCACCAGAACTTCAGACCACCTGTTCAGTCCACCTGCCTGTGCCCCGCCCCCACGTCACTCCTCACCTGGCAACATTCTGCCGTCCCAAAACTCGTTTGTATATAGATGTGACAAGTATCTGCTGTCTGTATTTTccttaaaataaagataaaaaaataaaatcttgtttctttttcttcactgtCCTCTGAAACCTGGATTTTAATTATCAGCCTGCAGAGTTTGCTTCTTACCTTTATCAACCAAATCGGCACAAAACACTCTTGGTACATTTCCTATGGATGGAATGTTCCCAGTTACACCATAAAGCAGCTCCCAAGGCCTGGCTGGGATCTCAATGGTCACGTCAGTCATGTGAGCTCAGAGAGGAACATTCCAGCATCGATCTTCTCACTTGGGCTGCTCCGACAGTCAAAGATcacataaaaatgtaatttgttCTAATATTCTGACGTCATCTGGACAAAATTGTAGAATTAATCCAACTTTGGACCACAAACATGCAGTGAAACGTCAGACAAGCAGACAGACTCTAATCACACGTCAGGAACATTAGCCCATTTTTCATCATacatttttcatccattttatgtatccctttaaaaaaaacaactggtaAATTGTAGCAAAATGAAAACCAATGTTCCAGTTAACAATTACAATTTCCACTGAACATTCCTCACCGAGTATTGTTACAATCTGGACAGGTCTTACCTGCGTGTACCACCTGAACTCAGGTGTGTGTACCGTCCTGCAAATACCGGTGTGATCAGTTGTTGTCAGGTTCTCTGAAATCTGTCCTCTAAAGTTTTCACTGGGGGTTTTAAACACTAATAAAAGTTGCTTCCTTTTCCCCTGCGTGTGCTCCCCTCTGACCCAATCAATCTCCGCGATCACCTGCACCGGGCTCTAATGGTTCCTCCGGGGATCACGTTTGTGATCTTTTCCTGGTGTTCGGACCTGTTTGACTCCGTCGTTGGTTCAGTTTTGTCATATATTTTTTAGTGATTCTTTTGCAGCTGTAACTCTGTAgtttgttggggaaaaaaacacgttGGAAGTTGATAATAAAATATAACGTGATCACGTGACGCTGCAGCGGGAGTTCGCAGCCGTGaacacaagggggcagcagcgAGTCGTTCCAGGAATGAGCCGTTAAAATAAAGATACGTTTTTACATCCTTTTGCCACGGTTGCAatggtttttctttttgattGAACGTTAAATTGATTGAGAGATAGATTTAAGGAAAGACTCATAGGAAAGATGCAGTTGCAGAGGACTGCTGTATTTTTAGCTTGTAAATCTATCAGAGTTAAAATAGTGCCTGACGTAATGACGCAATTTTATCACCTGCAAATTTTAgctgtgcatgagtgtgtgtctatgggtgtgtgtgtgtgtctgtggtggggGCGTCAAATGTAAAGTGATTCAGAAGACGTGTTTAATTAAGACTGTTTAGTTAAACATTAGAGGATTACATGGCCATTCAACTTTAACAACCTTCTGTATGTTTCTCATAGGTTTATCAAACTAGAACGTTTTTAAAATCCCAAATCCAGGCTGGGGCACATTAGTGATCAGCTCTGTGCTCTCAGCGGTGGGCCATTGATCACTGGTATTGATGATTCCACCACTGGCGGCTGTGGGAGCTCTTGGGTTCAGCCATCAGTCCTGTGCTGAGGGAACATTTAATGACTCAGGAGATTTGAAATAAAAGTTTAACAGCCAAACCCTGGTACAACTGTCGTTATTGATCCTATACTTTCCATGATGCCCACCAATAACAAGTGGAATGTGACCTCCAGAGCAGAATAAACCATGGTGACGTAGAAAATGAGGATCAAGTactgaaacacaaaataaagggagaatttgttttttctttttcaaatttatctttattttcaaAAGTTGTCTACCATCAAGGCTGTTGATAAGGCATTCCAAACAAGTCTTTTAAGTTTTTGGACTTTTGAGACTctttttgatgcttttaaagAATTTTGAGGGAAACAGTTAAGGCACAACATTACGAGGATAAAGAATAAAATCAGCCAGGAAAGAAAGTGGCACCTAAACAAGTTGTTGTTGGTACTGgatattaaaaaaagagttgTGGGCAAAGCAAAGTACGGAGGAGACAAACCTGCACTGGGATTCtcctctgaaaacacaacatcacaTCACGTTGACCTCTGGCAGCGTCGCAGCACAAGAGCAGCAACCTTCTTACAAAACTACACATCGTGTCCGAGTCATTTACAAAATCTTAAATCACAAATAATACAATGTGAACATCAAATGGCCCTAAATTTAAAAGTCAGCTGGAAGAAACcctgttttaaaaataacatttggtGGGACTAAATTGACTTGATGAGTTTAGGGggtattattaacattattataatactatattattattatattattattattattattattaggccAATACTGCAGAGAAAATCTTACATTAAATGAAGGAATAGTGAAGAATTGAAGGCATCTCTTCAACACATCCAAGAATTTCCTGCAGTAAATGATCCCAAATCTAGAACAAATCGGAAGAATCTGGACATGGCCCGACAGTATCTGCTGGTTTTTCTGCAGTTTGGTCCCAGTTACATCTGTCTCATAACAAATGGGAATATTTTGAACCTGCACTGCggaatttaaacacattttaatggtaGTTTATTTATAGAAGGTCATTATTTTCCCCCCTACTTTGGCCAATTTCCAACGTTTGCATTTATAAACCTTCAACACTGACGATCATCTAATGAAAACATTCTTCTTCATCTATTTCTGACAACTATGTGAATGCCTTTAGAAACAAAGGCAGACATTTCTGttcaaggaaaacaaacatgtcacCAGATGCACCAAATATCAGCATATCAATCATTAGTCACTGACTAAACGTATCtacaaatatgaataaattaTTCTCTCTGCATACACCCGTAGCAGTCCACACACTCGCAACAGTTTtaaatagtaataaaaaaaatgttaaaatgaaaaacaagaggAGTCTCTTCTGAGTTCCAGCAAAGCGACGTCTCGTACGTCAAGTCTCAGGTGGTCTGAAGGTGTCAGACATGGCGAGGAACGGAAACACGGGCGCGTCGGACGGACAACGTCCTCGTTACGTTTCAGCTCAGCTCCAATAGTCTCCGATCACGTGATCGTGTCTTTATCTAATAAACCAAAATTGCCAATTTGTCTTAAATACAGGTTAAAGGCTGCGAACGTTCGATGCATCCTGTGATTGCGCCGCTGCCTTTGAAGATAAAAAGATCATCGGGAgcctttaaattaaattagaacCTTTGAAAACTACAAtaaagaaatgatcaaaaacagcATCTATCAGCTGGCGGAGTCACGTCTGAGAGCAACCGCGTCTGTTTTCCAGCTCCTTATCATGTAAGACAGAGGTATGCAGTTtttccgacacacacacacacacacacacacacacacacacacacccacacacacacaggagggcTTTTCCTCAGGAATATGAGTCCATTCTTCCTGTCGCTGTCTCCAGAGTTTCCCTCTTTTGTTTCAcatattgaaataaataaaatacgcAGACGAGACTTCGGCCGCTTGTCTTCACCAGCGCTCCTCCGTCTCCAACCGCTATCTGATCCGTCCGTCCTCTCGTGGCGGCTTGAGTTCGGACTTGGGGTCGGGGCTGGCTGAGCTCCAGGCGGTGAGGCGGCATCGCTGCATGACGGGACAGGCGCTGGGGCCCATGGAGCAGACGTCGGCGGCCGACCAGTGGCCCTCCAGCAGCCCGTGCAGCCACCGGCGCAGCGGCGCTCCAGTCAGGCCGGCGTTGGCCTCGGCCTCCTCTACTGCGCCCAGGCTCACCGGCAGCCGCAGCACCGGATTCAGGCCGTGGAAACTCTGCTCCATGTAGGAGTTTCTGGCCGGACCTCCGTGCAAGCGCAGGGCGTCCTCTGGACCAGGGAacagaaacagaggaagaggtCTGAGCAGGTTCAACATATCTTTGACAGCTGACTGAGCCTTTCTCGTCATTGACTAAAGCTACCAGGAACCTCTCACCAGGACCCTCTGAAGGGACTATGGACCTTTTAGTTCCTGCAGGAACTGCCTTCACAACCTCAGCCCAAGCAGCATTCAAACCCAGTTTCAGCGCTATATTCTGCCTGGTGTTTTCCCCTGAGTGTAGTAGCACACCTCGACTGCCAGGGGTTCAGACCTTCTAATGACCGATGTCCACCTCCGCTGCTCTGCTCAGACGGTAAATCAGCAAcagaaatgagaaaatctacggATACAGCAGCAGCGGAGAAATTCCTGCTCGCCACAATAATCCATCCAGTTAGGTGCACTTGTGTCAGATTAGTCAGCTCACAAGGAGAAGCCTTCTCAAACTTTGAAGAGAGGACCAAGAAAATCCCCAGATAAGCGAGTGATGGAGTCAAagatgcaaaaataaaacaaacaatcagGTCACACATGACTGACACAAGCCAGTGAAACCTCACAGACTATACTTACACAAGGCTTTACTTAGACTCATGGATatcctctgcacacacacacacacacacacacacacacacacacacacacacactctgaacctgctgtcacagctgtcatgcatacatatacagtatttatagcATCAGTATCCAGTCACTCACTCATGCACCCCCGGGGTCACCTCTGTCTGAATTAGCATCTAAGGTTTCAGTTTTGATTTGTTTGTCCTCCCCcaaacggtgtgtgtgtgtgtgtgtgtgtgtgtgtgtgtgtgtgtgtgcgtgtgtgtgtaatgacatGCTGTTAACCCCTCTTAAGCCCCTGAAACATTGTTTCAACAGGTGTTTCCACAGTTTGTGGACGATACTTAAAATACTTGGCCCaactaaaataaacagaaaggtTCATGACATAACTGTGGGAGGAGCAACCATCTTTAATTCCCTCTCATTCTCTTTAGTTCTCTCACCTTGCTGTAAAGGCTGCTGCCGGTGGAGTTCTACTGGCGCCACCACAAAGCTGGTCTGGCCCAGTGGGTTCCAGTGGTGCAGCACCCTCAACGTCCACACGCCAGGTCTGAGCGGCAGCGTGAGCGGAGGACGGTAATGCGTGACCTCAGTGGACGTGTCCACCAAGATGTCGTAGGTGGCGGCGATGACGTTGGTGGGGTCGATCCACACGATGGTGGCCGTCAGGTTGCTCTGGCTTCGGCTCCACCGCTGAACGGCCACCGGCTCGTCCTCTGGCCCCACCAGACCTCCCCAGTTCCTGAAGATACGTTCTTTTGGATCCCAGTCTGTCCCAACCTGAGGGGCGAAAGGCCTGTTAGACAATTGGACTATTACTTTGGAGGTTGATGGCTTCAAGAGCGTGTGTACACATCACAGGACACTTtattgtgcagtgtgtgtgtgtgtgtgtgtgtgtgtgtgtgtgagacctggATGTGCTGCAGTCTgttgttggggtgggggggtttggcCAGGGTGAAGTGGTCTCTGGGTGTCACCCAGGTCTCCAGGCTCTCTGGCTGAGTGGAGGCGTGATTCGTGGCCGCATGGCGCACCAGGTAACCCTGGAACTGGTCCGACAGGAAGTAGAGGTGGACCGAGCCTGGGTGGCCCAGAGCCGTGTACCTGAGAAACACACGTCTGCATTCTCATTCATaataaaccatttaaaacaCACTTAAATCTGTTCTGTTAAACAAATGTGAAGAAATACAATCAGATCAGTTTCAAGCTGCAACAGATCTACTCATCTGGTCCTCGCAGCTTCTGTGATCATCACCAGACAATGAAAGCGTCTAAAAAGGCGCCCTGACCTTCCCATAAACCTTCCCAGCAGCAGGCGTTAGTATTTAAGGCCTCGCTTGGCTGTGGCCGTGTTGTGGTTCTGTGGTCAAACAGCATCAGTGTAAACCAGCAGCGGTGGGAAAGGTGGGGATCAGAATGTAGGCGATCCGATTCACGTCTGTGCTGACTGAAAGGAAACTTTACACACGTCCAGGGTCTCGAACCCGGCTGAGTCGCAGGTTAGGTGGAAACAGACGAGTCTTGTTGCAGCTTCCTGCGTGTTTCCTGCACACTCGCCCTTACAGGGCCGCCCCTCCCTCTCAATCCACCCAGTCACACCGAACTCCAGCAACAAGTGGCTCCTTGTATCTGCTGCTGGTCTCCACCTcaatctctcctctgtccctcagacacacacacgcacacacgtacacacacacgtacacatggAAAAAACCAGCTTGCGTCGACTCTGTAGGCCAACTGTACCCCAGGACAAGTGATCCAGTtatctttaatatttaa from Takifugu flavidus isolate HTHZ2018 chromosome 18, ASM371156v2, whole genome shotgun sequence encodes:
- the kat8 gene encoding histone acetyltransferase KAT8 yields the protein MTGGTELHRSYSHQKAPQSRMDVDMDSSNVESELNSSIPAACSSNGSGGEEDEAEAIGRGREAGGSSSKHTPDGGGVLCGGREQEVSVDIGETYLCQRADKTWHTAEVIQSRLNEQEGREEFYVHYVGFNRRLDEWVGKARLALTKTVKDAVRKSTEIGGIGDLGEQPERKITRNQKRKHDEINHVQKTYAEMDPTTAALEKEHEAITKVKYVDKIQIGNFEIDAWYFSPFPEDYGKQPKLWICEYCLKYMKYEKTFRYHLSHCQWKQPPGKEIYRRSNISVYEVDGRDHKIYCQNLCLLAKLFLDHKTLYFDVEPFIFYILTEVNKHGAHIVGYFSKEKESPDGNNVACILTLPPYQRRGYGKFLIAFSYELSKLESAVGSPEKPLSDLGKLSYRSYWSWVLLEILRDFRGTLSIKDLSQMTSITQSDIISTLQSLNMVKYWKGQHVICVTPKLVEEHLKSAQYKKPPITVDTMCLKWAPPKNKQAKLSKK